From the genome of Papaver somniferum cultivar HN1 chromosome 2, ASM357369v1, whole genome shotgun sequence, one region includes:
- the LOC113352798 gene encoding ATP-dependent DNA helicase PIF1-like: protein MGRCQNMHELISSVYPLLEMDEPMSPEYLTERIILSSRNEDVPNINMDALERLHGETYTYFAADKMIRDDHGRDSDFTTEFLNNLSPPGSPPFKLDLKVGCPIMLLRNLAPKEGLCNGTTLVVTRCGRHVIKVKIITGEKSGEVVFIPRINFQPSASELNTQMERRQFPIRVAYAMTINKSQGQSVYVGIDLRIQVFSHGQLYVALYGCTAARRITLLFPNESNKYPLTKNVVYPEVSL, encoded by the coding sequence ATGGGTAGATGTCAAAACATGCATGAGCTAATATCTTCGGTGTATCCGCTGTTGGAAATGGATGAACCAATGTCACCCGAATACTTAACCGAGAGGATCATTTTATCTTCACGTAATGAAGACGTTCCTAATATTAATATGGAcgcattagaaagattacatgggGAGACTTACACGTATTTTGCTGCTGACAAGATGATTCGGGATGATCATGGAAGGGATTCGGATTTTACAACTGAATTTCTCAACAATTTGAGTCCACCAGGATCACCTCCATTTAAGCTAGACCTTAAAGTTGGATGTCCCATTATGTTGCTGAGAAATCTGGCACCGAAAGAAGGCCTTTGTAATGGTACAACACTGGTGGTGACGAGGTGCGGACGACACGTGATTAAAGTTAAAATCATAACTGGAGAAAAATCTGGTGAAGTAGTATTCATCCCAAGAATAAATTTTCAACCTTCAGCTTCAGAGCTAAACACACAAATGGAAAGACGTCAATTTCCCATACGCGTTGCATATGCGATGACTATTAACAAATCACAGGGACAATCGGTGTATGTGGGCATTGATTTACGTATTCAAGTATTTAGCCATGGTCAGCTATATGTCGCATTGTACGGGTGTACTGCTGCAAGGAGAATCACTTTATTGTTTCCAAATGAATCAAATAAATATCCATTAACAAAAAATGTAGTGTATCCTGAAGTATCATTGTAG
- the LOC113354521 gene encoding uncharacterized protein LOC113354521: protein MYAVKYTHNYVYRRRDRTKVVLRFVSTDSSTIGMLKFMHNYIYRSHKRTKIVLNRVSGSEATKSISTIAFARKLMQLNKEEEQIRRWDAALQIENLRAEKLSSKEDNYVDKNLAITYLCRNGVLIDFHDIKPIEDEQIITEEGEIKYVVTSEIGKWETGYILVCITGVNGNKSTK from the exons ATGTATGCGGTGAAATATACGCACAACTATGTCTATCGAAGACGTGATCGCACGAAAGTGGTGTTAAGGTTTGTGTCCACCGATTCGTCAACCATAGGGATGCTCAAATTTATGCACAACTACATATACAGGAGCCATAAGCGCACCAAAATCGTGCTAAATAGAGTATCCGGAAGCGAAGCCACCAAGTCAATTAGTACGATTGCATTTGCAAGAAAGCTGATGCAGTTGAACAAAGAAGAGGAACAGATTCGGAGATGGGACGCAGCCCTGCAAATTGAAAACCTTAGAGCAGAGAAGTTATCCAGTAAAGAGGACAACTATGTTGATAAGAACCTGGCA ATTACGTATTTATGTAGAAATGGTGTGCTGATCGACTTCCATGATATAAAG CCCATTGAGGATGAGCAGATCATTACCGAGGAAGGGGAAATAAAATATGTTGTGACTTCGGAG ATCGGCAAATGGGAGACCGGGTATATCTTAGTTTGCATCACGGGAGTGAATGGAAACAAAAGCACAAAGTAA
- the LOC113352799 gene encoding uncharacterized protein LOC113352799, producing MVDRFVSAKFPDEKNDPILFDTVSKCMVHGPCGERDPGAACMSKGKCTKGYPNKYTDTTTLDEGGYPSYRRRRDGIEVTVRNNKKAYNIDVVPYNPHLSRMFNFHINVEICAGIRAVKYINKYIHKGGDRATMVLGEHDEILQYIDARYIGPPEAVWRLLEYHLHEEYPVVQRLAIHLQNKRRVFYNARQSMTSVIQTTQEHKTTLMGYFEYYAKILLPRPIFIKSSRNTLYGVKRLKSGKLDNKDLQLEECILLALTLESCTTYVCYS from the coding sequence ATGGTTGATAGATTTGTTTCTGCTAAAtttcctgatgagaaaaatgaccCAATACTATTTGACACCGTAAGCAAATGTATGGTTCATGGTCCATGTGGAGAACGAGATCCAGGTGCAGCATGTATGTCAAAAGGAAAATGTACGAAAGGATATCCAAATAAGTACACTGACACAACAACTTTGGACGAGGGTGGGTATCCCAGTTATCGTCGTCGTCGGGACGGAATAGAAGTAACtgtcagaaacaacaaaaaggcgTATAATATAGATGTTGTACCCTATAACCCGCATCTGTCAAGAATGTTCAATTTCCACATCAATGTTGAAATATGTGCAGGCATAAGAGCTGTAAAATATATTAACAAATACATTCATAAAGGGGGTGACCGAGCtacgatggttttgggagaacaTGACGAGATTCTACAATATATTGATGCAAGGTACATTGGACCACCTGAGGCTGTATGGCGTTTACTTGAGTACCACTTGCATGAAGAATATCCTGTTGTACAACGGTTGGCAATTCATTTACAGAATAAGCGACGGGTTTTTTACAACGCAAGGCAATCAATGACCTCGGTTATACAAACAACACAAGAACATAAGACGACTTTGATGGGTTATTTTGAGTATTATGCTAAAATCCTACTGCCCCGACCTATATTTATCAAGAGTTCCCGCAACACTTTGTATGGAGTAAAAAGGCTAAAGAGTGGAAAATTAGACAACAAGGATTTGCAATTGGAAGAATGTATTTTGTTAGCCCTAACGCTGGAGAGTTGTACTACTTACGTATGTTACTCATAA